Proteins encoded within one genomic window of Methanotorris formicicus Mc-S-70:
- the mcrC gene encoding methyl-coenzyme M reductase I operon protein C, whose amino-acid sequence MPVGRKEQIIDCRAVMGLGEGGGLAQRGTFAEALRNDVVVVAMSPGRRHITKPVCEITYGIREVGIQTSVLVLDAGSGIPHDAPHGSLGSTFGLKPEEAAQINRHKLCVVHFGNVVNHVVYKARLLLRYVEIPTIVVCQCPVDMEDFAKVGIKTLNVMPVEPQTKGMIVDIVTGVVRGESCPQTKIDEIIEKIKKHLT is encoded by the coding sequence ATGCCAGTAGGTAGAAAAGAGCAAATCATCGATTGCAGGGCAGTAATGGGTCTCGGTGAAGGTGGAGGACTGGCTCAGAGAGGTACTTTTGCAGAGGCGTTAAGAAATGACGTAGTAGTTGTAGCAATGTCACCAGGGAGGAGGCACATAACAAAACCAGTATGTGAAATAACCTATGGGATTAGGGAAGTGGGTATTCAAACAAGTGTTCTTGTGTTGGATGCAGGAAGTGGAATTCCCCACGATGCTCCACACGGTAGTTTAGGTTCTACTTTCGGACTTAAGCCAGAGGAGGCTGCTCAAATAAATAGACACAAATTATGTGTTGTACATTTCGGAAACGTGGTTAATCACGTTGTTTACAAAGCCAGATTACTCTTAAGATATGTAGAGATTCCAACAATCGTTGTTTGTCAATGTCCAGTAGATATGGAAGATTTCGCAAAAGTCGGAATTAAAACTTTAAATGTTATGCCTGTTGAGCCACAGACAAAAGGAATGATTGTGGATATAGTAACGGGTGTAGTTAGGGGTGAATCTTGCCCACAAACTAAAATTGATGAAATAATTGAAAAAATCAAAAAGCACTTAACTTAA
- the mcrG gene encoding coenzyme-B sulfoethylthiotransferase subunit gamma — protein sequence MAYKPQFYPGETKIAQNRRNHMNPEVELEKLREIPDEDVVKIMGHRQPGEDYKTIHPPLEEMDLPDDYVRDLVEPINGAKEGHRIRYIQFADSMYFAPAQPYDRARTYMWRFRGVDTGTLSGRQVIEMRESDLEALSKNFLIDTAFFDPARCGIRGATVHGHSLRLDENGLMFDALQRYVYDEKTGHVVYVKDQVGRPLDEPVDVGELLPEEKLREITTIYRKDGVPMREDKELLTIVKRIHRARTLGGFCPTEDTFKQL from the coding sequence ATGGCATACAAGCCTCAATTCTACCCAGGTGAAACAAAAATTGCACAAAACAGAAGAAACCACATGAACCCAGAAGTTGAATTAGAAAAGTTGAGAGAAATTCCAGATGAAGATGTCGTAAAAATAATGGGACACAGACAACCAGGGGAAGATTACAAAACAATCCACCCACCATTGGAAGAAATGGACTTACCAGATGATTACGTAAGAGATTTAGTTGAGCCAATCAACGGAGCAAAAGAAGGACACAGAATTAGATACATCCAGTTTGCAGATTCAATGTACTTTGCACCTGCTCAACCTTACGACAGAGCAAGAACATACATGTGGAGATTCAGAGGAGTAGATACTGGTACATTATCAGGAAGACAAGTTATTGAGATGAGGGAAAGTGACTTGGAAGCATTGTCCAAGAACTTTTTAATTGATACAGCATTCTTCGACCCAGCAAGATGTGGTATCAGAGGGGCAACTGTACACGGACACTCATTAAGATTGGATGAAAATGGTTTGATGTTCGATGCTCTCCAAAGATACGTCTATGATGAAAAAACAGGGCACGTTGTCTATGTAAAAGACCAAGTTGGAAGGCCATTGGATGAGCCAGTAGATGTTGGAGAGTTATTACCAGAAGAAAAATTAAGAGAGATTACAACAATCTACAGAAAAGACGGAGTTCCAATGAGAGAAGACAAAGAACTCTTGACAATCGTCAAGAGAATACACAGAGCAAGAACCCTTGGTGGATTCTGCCCAACAGAAGACACATTCAAGCAA